One window from the genome of Nicotiana tomentosiformis chromosome 5, ASM39032v3, whole genome shotgun sequence encodes:
- the LOC138891924 gene encoding secreted RxLR effector protein 161-like, translated as MLESFQSSSCIPVSCPLELNVKLKAKVGDPLPKPEDYRCLIGKLNFLTHTRPDINFAVQHLSHFLQFPCVPHMQAALHVLRYLKGTSDYGIFFNSSPDLSLQVFYGSDWASCADSRRSVSGLCIFLGGSLISWKSKKQHIISLSSVEAEYKAMSKAAAEVTWISRLLGDFGVSCSSLVPLFCDNQAALHIARNHVFHERNKHIELDCHFVRHKLVRAC; from the coding sequence ATGCTAGAATCATTTCAGTCTTCTTCTTGTATCCCTGTTTCTTGTCCCCTTGAGTTGAATGTCAAACTGAAAGCCAAGGTTGGTGACCCCCTACCTAAGCCTGAAGATTACAGATGCCTGATTGGGAAGCTGAATTTTTTAACCCATACCAGACCTGATATCAACTTTGCAGTCCAGCATCTCAGTCATTTTTTGCAGTTTCCTTGTGTTCCCCATATGCAGGCTGCTCTTCATGTTTTGAGATATTTGAAAGGCACTTCTGATTATGGCATATTCTTCAATTCCTCTCCTGATTTGTCCTTGCAAGTATTTTATGGTAGTGATTGGGCTTCTTGTGCTGATAGTAGGAGATCTGTTTCTGGGCTTTGTATTTTCCTTGGTGGGAGCCTTATCAGTTGGAAGTCCAAGAAGCAACATATTATTTCCCTTTCATCTGTTGAGGCTGAATACAAAGCAATGAGTAAGGCTGCTGCAGAGGTTACGTGGATCTCCAGATTGTTGGGAGATTTTGGTGTCTCTTGCTCTTCTCTTGTTCCTCTGTTCTGTGATAATCAAGCAGCTCTGCATATTGCTCGCAATCATGTATTTCATGAACGGAACAAACATATTGAACTTGATTGTCATTTTGTTAGACACAAGCTTGTGAGGGCCTGCTGA
- the LOC104121221 gene encoding non-classical arabinogalactan protein 30-like has protein sequence MAIKIQVILIVFSLLLAHVPAKPVETTVNVVIEGMVYCQSCDNYGSWSLSEAKPIAKAKVSVICKNYKKRVNFYKAFETNAYGYFYAELQGFEMGHSYLDHPLHSCRVKLVSSPLETCNVFSNINYGLNGAKLRFEDKTIDRSDYKAVIYTAGPLAFRPTYCPPK, from the coding sequence ATGGCAATTAAAATCCAAGTTATCCTAATCGTCTTCTCCCTCCTTCTTGCTCATGTCCCGGCCAAGCCAGTGGAGACTACTGTAAATGTGGTGATTGAGGGTATGGTTTATTGCCAAAGTTGCGATAACTACGGATCATGGTCATTATCAGAAGCTAAGCCAATCGCAAAAGCTAAAGTGAGTGTTATTTGCAAAAACTACAAGAAAAGAGTAAACTTTTACAAGGCATTTGAAACAAATGCATATGGTTATTTCTATGCAGAGTTACAAGGTTTTGAAATGGGACATTCTTATTTAGACCATCCTCTACATTCATGTCGTGTGAAATTGGTGTCATCTCCTCTTGAAACTTGCAATGTTTTTAGTAATATTAACTATGGACTCAATGGTGCAAAACTCAGATTTGAAGACAAGACAATTGACAGAAGTGATTACAAAGCTGTAATTTATACTGCTGGTCCTTTGGCTTTTCGACCAACTTACTGCCCACCTAAATAA
- the LOC104121220 gene encoding probable methyltransferase PMT23: MAIAMQNLFKERKIPFLFTFFLLLIFVTFILISNSQKSPIYLVTDITQPQLNHSINPTPSLQNFKNDNVLSNDTRNDDFEMDNFDWKLCKGSVAVDYIPCLDNLEAIKALKSRRHMEHRERHCPKPSPKCLIPLPDGYKLPVPWPKSRDMIWYNNVPHPKLVEYKKDQNWVVKTGDYLVFPGGGTQFKDGVTNYIESIEKTLPEIEWGKHIRVILDVGCGVASFGGYLLDKNVITMSFAPKDEHEAQIQFALERGIPATLSVIGTQKLAFPDNAYDMIHCARCRVHWDGDGGKPLMELNRILRPGGFFVWSATPVYRDDERDQKVWKAMVALTEAICWKVVKKTFFDSAGVGLVIYQKPVTSSCYDNRKENNPPLCDQNNRPNSSWYAPLDNCLVPLPTSSIGNTYEWPSPWPQRLNSKPQRLSLKADAEEVFDEDTKHWTALVSDVYIGGLAINWSSVRNVMDMNAGYGGFASAIIDRPLWVMNVVPISGPDTLSVIFDRGLIGMYHDWCESFNTYPRTYDLLHSSFLFGNLTQRCDMAEVVVEMDRILRPGGFLLVQDTMQMLNKLSSILRSLHWSVTLHQEQFLVGKKGFWRPNDKVGI; the protein is encoded by the exons ATGGCCATAGCCATGCAAAACCTTTTCAAAGAACGCAAAATCCCATTCTTATTcaccttttttcttttattaatcTTTGTCACTTTTATCCTCATTTCCAACTCTCAAAAATCCCCTATTTATCTTGTCACCGACATTACTCAACCCCAATTAAATCATAGTATTAATCCAACCCCATCTTTACAAAATTTCAAGAATGATAATGTTCTTTCAAATGATACAAGaaatgatgattttgaaatggATAATTTTGATTGGAAGTTATGTAAAGGTTCAGTTGCAGTTGATTATATACCTTGTCTTGATAATTTGGAGGCAATAAAAGCATTAAAATCAAGAAGACATATGGAGCATAGGGAAAGACATTGTCCTAAGCCAAGTCCAAAGTGTTTGATTCCATTGCCTGATGGGTATAAGTTGCCAGTTCCATGGCCTAAGAGTAGGGATATG ATATGGTACAACAACGTTCCTCATCCTAAGCTTGTGGAATATAAGAAGGACCAGAATTGGGTGGTCAAAACTGGTGATTATCTTGTTTTTCCTGGTGGTGGAACACAGTTCAAGGATGGAGTAACTAACTATATTGAATCCATTGAGAAG ACTTTGCCGGAAATTGAATGGGGAAAGCATATAAGGGTCATTTTAGACGTTGGCTGTGGTGTTGCTAGCTTTGGTGGCTATTTGCTGGATAAAAATGTCATTACTATGTCATTTGCACCAAAGGATGAACACGAGGCTCAAATACAGTTCGCACTCGAGCGTGGGATTCCCGCTACTCTCTCAGTCATTGGAACTCAAAAGCTGGCATTTCCCGATAATGCTTACGATATGATTCATTGTGCAAGATGCAGGGTTCATTGGGATGGAGATG GAGGAAAACCATTGATGGAACTAAACAGAATTCTCAGGCCTGGAGGTTTTTTCGTGTGGTCAGCAACGCCAGTTTATCGGGACGATGAAAGGGATCAGAAAGTCTGGAAAG CTATGGTTGCACTGACTGAAGCAATATGCTGGAAAGTGGTGAAGAAGACCTTCTTTGACTCGGCTGGAGTTGGGCTAGTTATATATCAAAAGCCAGTTACATCTTCCTGTTATGATAACCGCAAAGAAAATAATCCACCTCTATGTGACCAGAACAATAGACCAAATAGTTCATG GTATGCGCCTCTTGATAATTGTCTTGTACCACTCCCCACGAGCAGCATTGGTAATACATATGAGTGGCCTTCACCCTGGCCCCAGAGGCTCAACAGTAAACCTCAACGCCTCTCCCTAAAAGCGGATGCTGAAGAGGTTTTCGACGAGGACACAAAACACTGGACAGCATTGGTTTCTGATGTTTACATAGGCGGCCTTGCAATAAATTGGTCAAGTGTGAGGAACGTGATGGACATGAATGCCGGTTATGGAGG GTTTGCTTCGGCAATTATTGATCGACCCCTATGGGTAATGAATGTCGTTCCCATCAGTGGGCCAGATACTCTCTCCGTTATCTTTGATAGAGGGCTGATTGGTATGTACCACGACTGGTGCGAGTCCTTTAATACCTATCCTCGGACATATGATCTTCTACATTCCAGCTTCCTCTTCGGAAATTTAACTCAAAG ATGTGACATGGCGGAAGTAGTTGTGGAGATGGATAGAATACTGAGACCAGGTGGATTTCTTTTAGTTCAGGACACAATGCAGATGCTTAACAAGCTTAGCTCGATTTTACGTTCGCTCCATTGGTCAGTAACTCTGCATCAAGAGCAGTTTCTTGTTGGTAAGAAAGGCTTTTGGCGTCCAAATGACAAAGTTGGAATATGA